The Shewanella sp. NFH-SH190041 genome has a window encoding:
- the surA gene encoding peptidylprolyl isomerase SurA yields the protein MRPFKKLIFAFLALVLSQNTFAAPQPLDQVAVQVNDGVILQSEIDNMLANVKRNAKESGQKLPSDKALRTQVIDRLILTRLQLQMADRMGLHVGDLQLDQTIENIAKDQKMTVAQLRQEIERSGESFSQYREQLRQEITLGEVQRIQVQRRIQVSPQEINALVKLINQQGMKNVEFQIGHILIEVPNNPTEAELAGAQKRADAVMKRLKSGADFRQVAIAASAGPKALEGGVWDYMNINEMPTLFAEVVNGAKKGDIIGPIKSGSGFHIIKVLGIRGQQTKEVDEVKSRHILLKPSPILSEDRAKAMLTKFATEIRDGKASFAELAKKYSEDPGSAAKGGELGWADPSMYVPAFANKLKELKKGQISAPFRSSHGWHIVQLEERRKTDATEQFNTNRAHQLIFRRKFNEELQNWLDEMRADAYIHVYDTDKE from the coding sequence ATGAGACCCTTTAAAAAACTGATTTTTGCTTTTTTGGCACTGGTACTAAGCCAAAATACATTTGCCGCTCCCCAACCACTGGATCAGGTTGCGGTGCAGGTGAATGATGGTGTGATCCTGCAAAGTGAAATTGACAATATGCTGGCCAATGTGAAACGCAATGCCAAAGAGTCCGGGCAAAAACTGCCATCGGATAAAGCACTGCGGACCCAGGTGATTGATCGCTTGATCCTCACCCGGCTGCAATTGCAGATGGCTGACCGTATGGGGCTGCATGTTGGTGACTTACAACTGGATCAAACCATCGAAAATATTGCCAAAGATCAGAAAATGACCGTGGCGCAATTGCGTCAAGAAATTGAAAGAAGCGGCGAAAGTTTCAGCCAATATCGTGAGCAGCTACGCCAGGAGATCACCCTGGGTGAAGTGCAACGTATTCAGGTGCAACGCCGTATTCAGGTCTCCCCTCAGGAAATCAATGCGCTGGTAAAGCTGATCAATCAACAGGGCATGAAAAATGTGGAATTCCAAATCGGCCATATTTTGATTGAAGTACCCAATAATCCAACAGAGGCTGAGCTGGCTGGTGCGCAAAAGCGGGCTGATGCTGTGATGAAGCGACTGAAAAGCGGTGCTGATTTTCGTCAGGTTGCCATCGCTGCCTCTGCTGGGCCCAAAGCGCTGGAAGGTGGGGTATGGGATTACATGAATATCAATGAAATGCCTACCCTATTTGCTGAAGTGGTCAATGGCGCGAAAAAAGGCGACATTATCGGCCCGATAAAGAGTGGTAGCGGCTTCCATATTATCAAAGTACTGGGGATCCGCGGCCAGCAAACGAAAGAAGTTGATGAAGTTAAATCCCGGCATATTTTGCTAAAGCCATCACCGATCCTGTCAGAAGACAGAGCTAAAGCGATGCTGACCAAATTCGCAACCGAGATCCGCGATGGCAAAGCCAGCTTTGCCGAATTAGCGAAAAAGTACTCTGAAGACCCGGGCTCTGCCGCTAAAGGTGGTGAGCTGGGCTGGGCTGATCCAAGCATGTATGTACCGGCTTTTGCCAATAAACTCAAAGAACTGAAAAAAGGCCAAATCAGCGCACCATTTCGCTCCAGTCACGGCTGGCATATTGTGCAGCTGGAAGAGCGGCGAAAGACTGATGCAACCGAACAATTCAATACCAATCGGGCGCATCAGCTGATTTTCCGCCGTAAGTTCAATGAAGAGCTGCAAAACTGGCTGGACGAAATGCGAGCAGATGCGTACATTCATGTGTACGACACCGATAAGGAGTAG
- a CDS encoding GMP reductase, with protein MRIEQDLKLGFKDVLFRPKRSTLKSRSQVELTREFTFKHSGRQWSGVPVIAANMDSVGSFNMAKSLAEHGCITAVHKHYSVADWAEFVASADKQTLNNVMVSTGTSAADFEKTQAIMAMSDELIFICVDIANGYSEHLVEYVHRVRTAFPDKVISAGNVVTGDMVEELILAGADIVKVGIGPGSVCTTRVKTGVGYPQLSAIIECADAAHGLGGQIIGDGGCTCAGDVAKAFGGGADFVMLGGMLAGHEESGGEVFEQDGKMMMKFYGMSSQSAMDKHSGGVAKYRAAEGKTVLLPFRGTVHNTIADILGGVRSTCTYVGAAKLKELTKRTTFIRVQEQENIVYGKE; from the coding sequence ATGCGTATCGAACAAGACTTGAAACTGGGTTTTAAAGACGTTCTGTTTCGCCCGAAACGTTCTACCCTGAAAAGCCGGTCCCAGGTTGAATTAACCCGCGAGTTTACGTTCAAACACAGTGGTCGCCAATGGTCCGGGGTGCCGGTTATCGCCGCCAATATGGACTCGGTCGGATCCTTTAATATGGCCAAATCCCTAGCTGAACATGGCTGTATCACCGCCGTACACAAGCACTACAGTGTGGCGGATTGGGCTGAGTTTGTAGCCAGTGCCGATAAACAGACGCTGAACAATGTTATGGTATCCACCGGTACATCAGCGGCCGATTTTGAAAAGACGCAGGCGATTATGGCCATGTCTGATGAGCTGATTTTTATCTGTGTGGATATCGCCAATGGTTACTCAGAGCATCTAGTGGAATATGTCCACAGGGTGCGTACCGCCTTCCCTGACAAGGTGATCAGTGCCGGTAATGTGGTCACCGGTGACATGGTGGAAGAACTTATCTTGGCTGGTGCCGATATTGTCAAAGTCGGTATTGGTCCTGGCTCTGTCTGTACCACTCGGGTAAAAACCGGTGTCGGCTATCCGCAACTGTCAGCCATTATTGAATGCGCCGATGCGGCCCACGGTCTGGGTGGTCAAATTATCGGTGATGGCGGCTGTACCTGTGCCGGTGATGTTGCCAAAGCATTCGGTGGCGGCGCTGATTTTGTCATGCTTGGTGGCATGCTGGCTGGTCACGAAGAAAGTGGCGGTGAAGTATTTGAACAAGATGGCAAAATGATGATGAAGTTTTACGGTATGTCATCCCAAAGCGCCATGGACAAACACTCTGGCGGGGTTGCGAAGTATCGCGCCGCTGAAGGGAAAACCGTGCTGCTGCCATTTCGCGGTACCGTACATAACACCATTGCCGATATTCTCGGTGGCGTCCGCTCCACCTGTACCTATGTTGGTGCCGCGAAACTCAAAGAGCTCACGAAGCGCACCACCTTTATCCGGGTACAAGAGCAAGAAAATATCGTTTACGGCAAAGAATAA
- a CDS encoding FMN-binding glutamate synthase family protein has protein sequence MHDMLFNFLDLMTSLFLFAVGCIVVWIVYMYIVDKHQQRHAIRHNYPVIGRFRYLFEKQGEFFRQYFFAQDREEMPFNRAERSWVYRAAKNVDRTVSFGSTRSLSPSGTILFMNHPFPTLEEDACPVGEITFGQTLPHPFTTAAIFNISGMSYGALSARAVLALSRGAKQAGCWMNTGEGGLSPYHLEGGADIVFQIGTAKYGVRDCEGQLSDDKLREIAAHSQVRMFEIKLSQGAKPGKGGMLPGAKVSAEIAAIRGIAQGQDSYSPNRHPDINSCADLLDMVSRIRRVTGKPCGFKLVVGFSQWLDELLGLIAAQDEQLGPDFITIDSADGGTGAAPQPLMDYVGLPLQESLPLIVSLRHKHGLDKRLRIIASGKLITPGKVAWALACGADAVVSARGNMFALGCIQALQCNKNTCPTGITTHNPKLQQGLNVDDKAQRVANYNRYIHYGVGLIAHSCGVGNVRQLSPQHVRIVTDNSMSEAMDKLYQHYH, from the coding sequence ATGCACGACATGCTGTTTAATTTCCTCGATCTGATGACCAGCCTGTTTTTATTTGCTGTCGGCTGTATTGTGGTTTGGATCGTCTATATGTACATAGTGGATAAACACCAACAGCGTCACGCCATTCGCCATAATTACCCCGTTATTGGCCGCTTTCGGTACTTATTCGAAAAACAAGGTGAGTTTTTCCGGCAGTATTTTTTTGCTCAAGATAGAGAGGAGATGCCCTTTAACCGCGCTGAACGCAGTTGGGTTTACCGCGCCGCAAAAAATGTCGATCGCACTGTCTCATTCGGCTCCACCCGCAGTCTGAGCCCCAGTGGCACCATATTGTTTATGAACCATCCTTTTCCCACCTTAGAAGAAGATGCCTGTCCCGTGGGGGAAATTACCTTTGGCCAGACACTGCCTCACCCCTTTACCACGGCGGCCATCTTTAATATCTCCGGTATGAGTTACGGCGCACTTTCTGCTCGGGCTGTTCTGGCACTGTCTCGCGGGGCAAAGCAAGCCGGTTGCTGGATGAATACCGGCGAAGGCGGACTAAGCCCTTACCATCTCGAAGGTGGCGCAGATATCGTGTTTCAAATCGGCACGGCCAAATACGGTGTCCGTGATTGTGAAGGGCAACTCAGTGATGACAAATTGCGGGAAATTGCCGCGCATTCCCAAGTCAGAATGTTTGAAATCAAACTCAGCCAAGGGGCAAAACCCGGCAAAGGCGGGATGTTGCCCGGCGCTAAAGTCTCAGCTGAAATTGCTGCTATTCGCGGCATAGCTCAAGGACAGGATTCATACAGCCCCAACCGGCACCCGGATATTAATAGCTGCGCGGATCTGCTAGACATGGTTAGCCGGATCCGCAGGGTAACCGGTAAACCCTGCGGGTTTAAACTGGTGGTAGGTTTTAGCCAGTGGCTCGATGAGTTATTAGGATTAATTGCCGCTCAAGATGAGCAGTTAGGGCCAGATTTTATCACCATCGACAGTGCTGACGGTGGTACCGGCGCGGCGCCTCAACCTCTTATGGATTATGTCGGGCTGCCGCTACAGGAAAGTTTGCCTTTAATCGTTAGTCTGCGGCATAAACATGGCCTAGATAAACGGCTGCGAATTATTGCATCAGGAAAACTGATCACGCCGGGCAAAGTTGCCTGGGCACTGGCTTGTGGAGCAGATGCCGTGGTATCAGCTCGGGGAAATATGTTTGCCCTTGGCTGTATTCAAGCGCTGCAATGCAATAAAAACACTTGCCCCACCGGCATTACAACCCATAACCCGAAGCTGCAACAGGGGCTAAATGTGGATGACAAAGCGCAACGCGTCGCTAATTACAATCGGTATATCCATTATGGTGTCGGGTTGATAGCCCATTCCTGCGGCGTTGGTAACGTGCGTCAGTTAAGTCCGCAGCATGTCCGCATTGTTACAGATAACAGTATGTCTGAGGCAATGGACAAGTTATACCAGCATTATCACTGA
- a CDS encoding aminoglycoside phosphotransferase family protein: protein MTQSDPRFLRLATWLTQRLNDSISITLISGDASFRRYFRVTDNDTHFIAVDSPPQLVPIAPFIALDKALSDVGLLVPAVLAQDEALGFMLLEDLGDCQLGMCLRGDNVRQWYTRALDLLPQMAAVQQTDGGPLPVYNSEFIARELAIFPEWLLGVHLGWRDAQLPQQLLSDVNHCLSVSALAQPVCGMHRDFHSRNIMVRDDQLYLIDFQDAVSGPLTYDAVSLLRDCYVRWGDELVMSLARYHMQLMQDKGFLDADVSWEVYQRWFDLMGLQRHIKAAGIFARLYHRDGKAGYLKDIPLTLEYIRDIARKYPELSAFGHWVEAELMPAFAAREAK from the coding sequence ATGACCCAGTCCGACCCGAGATTTCTTCGCCTGGCGACCTGGTTAACGCAGCGCCTGAATGACAGTATCAGCATCACCCTGATCTCCGGGGATGCCAGTTTCCGCCGCTATTTCCGGGTGACAGACAATGATACCCACTTTATTGCGGTTGACTCTCCGCCACAGCTGGTGCCAATCGCGCCTTTTATCGCGTTAGATAAGGCGCTGTCTGATGTTGGGTTGTTGGTGCCCGCTGTGTTGGCGCAGGATGAGGCGTTGGGTTTTATGCTGCTGGAGGATTTGGGGGATTGCCAACTTGGGATGTGTCTTCGTGGCGATAATGTTCGTCAGTGGTATACCCGGGCACTGGATTTGCTACCGCAGATGGCCGCGGTACAGCAGACGGACGGCGGGCCATTGCCTGTGTATAACAGCGAGTTTATTGCCCGTGAGCTCGCGATTTTCCCCGAATGGTTATTAGGCGTCCATTTAGGCTGGCGAGATGCGCAATTGCCGCAGCAACTACTCAGTGATGTGAACCATTGTCTCTCTGTCAGTGCTTTAGCTCAGCCTGTTTGCGGTATGCATCGTGATTTTCACAGCCGCAATATTATGGTGCGCGATGATCAGTTGTATTTGATTGATTTTCAAGATGCGGTATCTGGCCCATTGACCTATGACGCGGTCTCCTTGCTGCGAGATTGCTATGTGCGCTGGGGTGATGAGTTAGTCATGTCGCTGGCTCGCTACCATATGCAGCTGATGCAAGATAAAGGCTTCTTAGATGCGGATGTCAGCTGGGAAGTCTACCAACGTTGGTTTGACTTGATGGGGCTGCAACGCCATATCAAGGCGGCGGGGATTTTTGCCCGGCTTTATCATCGTGATGGCAAAGCCGGTTACCTTAAAGATATCCCACTAACCCTAGAATACATTCGCGATATCGCCCGGAAATATCCAGAGCTCAGCGCTTTTGGGCACTGGGTGGAGGCGGAGTTGATGCCTGCGTTTGCGGCTCGGGAGGCAAAATAA
- the djlA gene encoding co-chaperone DjlA — translation MRIWGKFFGVVIGFMFGRFGGALLGLVIGHYWDTRGGKIKRMVGRGNSRQAVFFNSTFAVMGHMAKASGRVTENDIRLASMIMDQMRLNGDARRDAQQAFRDGKSADFDLRGCLRSFRMLTMGRPELLQMFLEIQLQTALADGELHPNELEILHTIGKELGFNRRQLDELLSRWQAEFRFRQSHGNAQMQPIGQAYSVLGVTAESSDQEVKRAYRKLMNEHHPDKLVAKGLPPEMMEIAKHKAQDIQTAYDRVKLERGMK, via the coding sequence ATGCGGATTTGGGGTAAATTTTTCGGCGTCGTTATCGGCTTTATGTTCGGCCGGTTTGGCGGGGCGCTGCTTGGGTTGGTGATTGGCCATTACTGGGATACACGTGGTGGCAAAATAAAGCGCATGGTTGGGCGTGGAAACAGCCGTCAGGCGGTTTTTTTCAATTCAACCTTTGCTGTGATGGGCCATATGGCCAAGGCATCCGGTCGGGTGACGGAAAATGATATTCGCCTCGCCAGCATGATTATGGATCAGATGCGCCTAAATGGTGATGCGCGCCGGGATGCCCAGCAAGCATTTCGAGATGGTAAATCAGCGGATTTTGATCTGCGGGGCTGTCTGCGTTCATTTCGCATGCTGACCATGGGGCGACCAGAACTGTTGCAGATGTTTTTGGAAATCCAATTACAAACCGCACTGGCTGATGGTGAGTTGCATCCCAATGAGCTGGAAATTCTGCATACCATAGGGAAAGAATTAGGCTTTAATCGCCGCCAGTTGGATGAACTGCTTAGCCGCTGGCAGGCTGAATTTCGTTTCCGCCAAAGCCATGGTAATGCCCAGATGCAGCCAATTGGTCAGGCATATTCTGTGCTTGGAGTGACGGCAGAGTCATCTGATCAGGAAGTCAAGCGGGCATACCGTAAGCTGATGAATGAACACCATCCGGATAAGCTGGTTGCCAAGGGGTTACCACCGGAAATGATGGAAATAGCCAAGCATAAAGCCCAAGATATCCAGACCGCCTATGACAGGGTGAAACTGGAACGGGGCATGAAATAA
- the pdxA gene encoding 4-hydroxythreonine-4-phosphate dehydrogenase PdxA: MSIKRIAITPGEPAGIGPDLVVQLAQQAWPDAELIVCADPNLLQSRAKRLGLPLQLRPYQPGQAPRAQEAGTLTIVPFNLVAEVKCGQLNEANSSYVVDTLRYAGEKNIAGEFDAVVTGPVHKGIINQAGIPFSGHTEFFAQQANCQDVVMLLACPGLQVALVTTHIPLAYVAKAITRERLQHIICILHRDLVAKFGITDPKIYVCGLNPHAGEDGHLGREELDVMIPALDELRDEQNMSIVGPLPADTLFQPKYLQDADVVLAMYHDQGLPVLKAQGFGRAVNITLGLPYIRTSVDHGTALELAGTGTADTGSFVCALNKAIELASKN, translated from the coding sequence TTGAGTATCAAACGCATTGCAATCACCCCGGGGGAACCGGCCGGTATCGGCCCGGATCTGGTGGTGCAACTCGCGCAGCAGGCTTGGCCTGATGCAGAGCTGATTGTCTGTGCGGATCCCAATCTGCTGCAGAGCCGGGCAAAACGACTGGGGCTGCCGCTTCAACTGCGGCCTTATCAACCTGGTCAGGCACCCAGAGCTCAAGAAGCCGGTACCCTGACCATAGTACCTTTTAATTTGGTGGCTGAGGTAAAATGCGGTCAACTGAATGAGGCAAACAGCAGCTATGTTGTCGATACCCTGCGCTATGCAGGGGAAAAGAACATTGCCGGTGAGTTTGATGCTGTCGTGACAGGGCCGGTACATAAAGGCATCATCAATCAGGCAGGGATCCCCTTTAGTGGGCATACGGAATTTTTTGCTCAACAGGCAAATTGTCAAGATGTGGTCATGTTATTGGCCTGTCCCGGTCTGCAAGTGGCATTGGTCACCACCCATATTCCGCTGGCCTATGTGGCCAAAGCTATCACCCGGGAGCGACTACAGCATATTATCTGTATTTTGCACCGGGATCTGGTGGCGAAATTCGGCATTACGGATCCGAAAATTTATGTCTGCGGATTAAACCCCCATGCGGGGGAAGACGGCCATCTTGGTCGGGAAGAACTGGATGTAATGATCCCGGCGCTTGATGAGCTCAGAGACGAGCAGAATATGAGTATTGTTGGCCCACTGCCAGCAGATACTCTGTTCCAGCCCAAATATCTGCAGGATGCTGATGTGGTGCTGGCGATGTATCATGATCAGGGCTTACCTGTGCTCAAAGCACAGGGGTTTGGCAGAGCGGTTAATATCACCCTCGGCCTGCCCTACATCCGCACCTCGGTGGATCATGGTACCGCACTGGAATTGGCAGGCACAGGAACCGCCGACACAGGCAGTTTTGTCTGTGCCTTAAATAAGGCCATTGAGCTGGCCTCAAAGAATTGA
- a CDS encoding porin family protein — MPGYKRRAVSQHVKTGIRVAVISGLLSGPLAAAEAGRIFFTPMGGYSFGASSLDLTDAAAEQSDSASIQESANYALMLGMTTNDPGDVYLLYSHQDTELRSGGLFAAQRLSDLQLDYLHLGGTLYFPSGMWEPYVTASAGLTQLRPAGELNSETRFSMGLGLGTLVRFSDHLALLAEVRGFATFVDADNELFCDGSRCQWLISASTLLQGQANLGIQFRF, encoded by the coding sequence ATGCCGGGATATAAGCGTAGGGCTGTTAGTCAGCATGTTAAAACAGGTATCAGGGTTGCCGTCATCTCTGGGTTACTGAGTGGGCCCTTAGCGGCGGCAGAAGCGGGACGGATATTTTTCACGCCAATGGGGGGATACAGTTTTGGTGCATCCTCTCTGGATTTAACTGATGCAGCCGCAGAGCAAAGTGATAGTGCATCAATTCAGGAATCCGCTAATTATGCCTTGATGCTGGGGATGACCACTAATGACCCTGGAGATGTTTATCTGCTCTACAGTCATCAAGATACTGAGTTACGTAGTGGTGGATTATTTGCGGCCCAAAGGCTTAGCGATCTGCAGCTGGATTATCTGCATTTAGGTGGCACGCTCTATTTCCCTTCCGGTATGTGGGAGCCCTATGTTACCGCCTCAGCAGGATTGACTCAGTTACGACCTGCGGGCGAGCTGAACAGTGAAACCCGTTTTTCCATGGGGCTTGGGCTTGGTACGTTAGTGCGGTTTTCAGATCATTTGGCTTTACTGGCCGAGGTGCGGGGTTTTGCCACCTTTGTTGATGCCGATAATGAGCTGTTTTGCGATGGCAGTCGCTGCCAATGGTTAATCAGTGCCAGTACCTTGCTGCAAGGACAGGCCAACTTAGGGATCCAATTCCGTTTCTAG
- a CDS encoding MAPEG family protein, with protein MTLLLTCLTLAMLLPYMAKYPLAKAMRHDGGYDNSEPRTQQSELTGFGARALAAHQNAFESLLIFACAVLAVLATDRVTVVAEIAAMVHIVARIVYHYLYLKDFDKARSLAWLIGMLSSLVILSQVFDF; from the coding sequence ATGACACTGCTGCTGACCTGCCTGACCCTCGCGATGTTATTGCCTTATATGGCGAAATACCCTTTAGCTAAGGCGATGCGCCACGATGGCGGGTATGATAACAGTGAACCTCGGACGCAGCAGTCGGAGTTAACCGGTTTTGGCGCCCGGGCATTGGCGGCTCATCAAAATGCTTTTGAGTCCTTGTTGATCTTTGCTTGCGCTGTATTGGCCGTTTTGGCAACCGATAGAGTCACTGTTGTCGCTGAAATTGCCGCCATGGTGCATATTGTTGCCCGCATTGTTTATCATTATCTGTACCTGAAAGATTTCGATAAAGCGCGTTCACTGGCTTGGCTTATCGGTATGCTGAGTAGCTTGGT
- the lptD gene encoding LPS assembly protein LptD, with protein MQIRYLVALSLFSQFAMAGEPPADTVSQCLVEPPVPRPEAPVSGNAINKQLISISSESSEAQMGKEAKFQGNVTFKQGQRRIQADEAILNQQDEKLDANGNLVFQDSMFTVTADSLVARMKSNSATLKGAQYWLHGQQVHGDAKKLEITPNNNLLLTDTNFTTCPPDDASWLLEANKIKIDSSDEWGEIWGAKLRIGGIPVLYIPYMTIPVSDKRKTGFLFPNFSTSTTNGVEVSIPWYWNIAPEYDLTFTPNIMSNRGLFLKTEFRYLAGEAQQGKVNVEYLGDDQKLTGHPNRYLYHWEHQGAIDENWRVLANYTGVSDNNYFNDLPSDVARATDNQISRVGEISYFQQNWNTSLKVQDVKVLGETQEPYQVMPQFSFNYSSPDMWRNLDFAFHSEVSNFEHTSTKKGYPTATRVHLEPSLTWPIYGPAGAFVSEVKLYQTNYWQRDNRLQPELASHVSRTIPQARLYGQINFERHTKLFDENYRQTLEPQVQYLYVGYQDQSDIGIYDTAALQDDFYGLFRDRRYSGLDRIANANQVTVGMTSRLYDSHNEEQMKFSLGQIFYLEDNKVSLNPNLVEETPSFSVLAAEMDAKLYQDFYFSGALQYDTKEKDNKKTEVTLDYRPGANQLVQLSYRYVPDLLNTNTNNRVDISQAGLRTAWPVRDDLYFVGSWYYDLKEHRSVEAYTGFQYESCCWAVRLSYHYRINTNYDDKFDPVDDRAQFESGFYLNFMLKGLGGSGPLGVSKMLDQGLFSYRKPLYLKN; from the coding sequence ATGCAGATCCGTTATCTCGTGGCCCTGAGCCTGTTTTCCCAATTCGCAATGGCAGGCGAGCCCCCCGCTGACACGGTCTCTCAGTGTTTGGTGGAGCCGCCTGTGCCCCGGCCGGAAGCGCCGGTGTCCGGCAATGCCATTAATAAACAACTGATCAGCATCAGTTCAGAATCCTCTGAAGCCCAAATGGGCAAAGAAGCCAAATTTCAAGGCAATGTGACCTTTAAGCAGGGTCAGCGCCGCATCCAAGCTGATGAAGCGATTTTAAATCAGCAAGATGAAAAGCTTGATGCCAATGGTAATTTGGTATTCCAAGACAGCATGTTCACCGTAACCGCAGATTCTCTGGTAGCACGGATGAAAAGCAACAGCGCCACCCTTAAAGGGGCGCAATACTGGCTGCACGGGCAGCAGGTACATGGCGACGCTAAAAAGTTGGAAATTACCCCCAACAATAACCTGCTGCTGACCGATACCAACTTTACCACCTGCCCCCCAGACGATGCCTCTTGGCTACTGGAAGCAAACAAAATTAAAATCGACTCCAGTGATGAATGGGGCGAAATTTGGGGTGCCAAACTGCGTATTGGCGGCATCCCTGTGTTGTACATTCCCTATATGACCATCCCGGTGTCAGATAAACGTAAAACCGGTTTTCTGTTTCCCAATTTCAGCACCAGTACTACCAATGGGGTTGAAGTCTCCATACCTTGGTACTGGAATATCGCTCCGGAATATGACCTGACATTTACACCAAATATCATGTCTAACCGTGGCTTATTCCTGAAAACCGAATTCCGCTATCTGGCTGGTGAAGCCCAGCAAGGTAAAGTGAATGTAGAGTATTTAGGCGATGATCAGAAACTGACAGGCCATCCCAACCGGTATTTGTACCACTGGGAACATCAAGGCGCTATTGATGAAAACTGGCGGGTACTGGCCAACTATACCGGAGTGTCTGACAACAATTATTTTAATGACTTGCCATCAGACGTCGCCCGGGCAACCGATAACCAGATCTCTCGGGTGGGCGAGATCAGTTATTTCCAACAAAACTGGAATACCAGTTTAAAAGTGCAAGACGTCAAGGTATTAGGGGAAACCCAAGAACCTTATCAAGTCATGCCGCAATTTAGTTTCAACTACAGCTCGCCGGATATGTGGCGTAATCTCGACTTTGCCTTCCATAGCGAAGTGAGCAACTTTGAGCATACCAGTACAAAAAAAGGGTATCCGACAGCTACCCGGGTACATCTTGAGCCGTCTTTAACTTGGCCAATATACGGGCCGGCGGGCGCTTTTGTGTCTGAAGTTAAGCTGTATCAAACCAATTACTGGCAGCGGGATAACCGTCTGCAGCCTGAACTAGCATCTCATGTCAGCCGGACAATTCCTCAGGCACGTTTATATGGCCAGATTAATTTTGAGCGCCATACCAAGCTATTTGATGAAAATTACCGCCAGACATTAGAACCCCAAGTGCAGTATCTGTATGTCGGCTATCAGGATCAGTCTGATATCGGCATTTATGATACCGCTGCGCTACAGGATGACTTTTACGGTTTGTTCCGCGACCGCCGTTACTCCGGCTTGGATAGAATTGCCAATGCCAACCAAGTCACGGTGGGGATGACGAGCCGCCTGTACGACAGCCACAATGAAGAGCAAATGAAGTTCAGTCTGGGGCAAATTTTCTATCTGGAAGATAACAAAGTCAGCCTCAACCCAAATTTAGTGGAAGAGACACCTTCATTTTCAGTATTGGCAGCAGAAATGGATGCCAAGCTGTACCAGGATTTCTATTTCAGCGGTGCCCTGCAATATGACACCAAAGAAAAGGACAACAAAAAAACCGAGGTGACACTGGATTATCGTCCCGGCGCGAATCAATTAGTGCAACTCAGTTACCGTTATGTACCGGATTTGCTCAATACCAATACCAATAATCGGGTAGATATTTCTCAGGCCGGATTACGTACTGCATGGCCGGTACGGGACGATCTGTATTTCGTCGGTAGCTGGTATTACGACTTAAAAGAGCACCGCAGCGTTGAAGCCTATACTGGCTTCCAGTATGAATCTTGCTGCTGGGCGGTACGGTTAAGCTACCACTACCGTATCAATACCAATTATGATGACAAGTTCGATCCAGTGGATGACCGCGCCCAGTTTGAAAGTGGTTTTTATCTCAACTTTATGCTGAAAGGATTGGGCGGCTCCGGCCCGCTCGGCGTATCAAAGATGCTGGATCAAGGCCTGTTCAGCTATCGCAAGCCACTGTATTTGAAAAACTAG
- the murU gene encoding N-acetylmuramate alpha-1-phosphate uridylyltransferase MurU, producing MHAMILAAGRGERLRPLTDHSPKPLIKAAGKPLIEYHLENLAAAGVTRVVINHAWLGHMLEQQLGDGRRWGLEIVYSPETAALETGGGIKQALPLLTDNGRNPAPFLVVNGDVFVDQLPHVEHWTLPDGMLAKLFLVDNPAQHPQGDFALDGQLLTLQPEFDHKRLTFSGIGVYHPEFFNDSPTGAFGTPLLIRREIARGRVCGSHFEGYWCDVGTVTRLQGLEQRLIQTCHRAR from the coding sequence ATGCATGCCATGATTCTGGCCGCTGGCCGGGGAGAGCGGTTACGTCCTTTGACGGATCACAGCCCCAAGCCACTGATTAAGGCTGCGGGCAAACCTTTGATTGAATACCATTTGGAAAATCTGGCCGCCGCCGGGGTGACCCGGGTGGTGATTAATCATGCCTGGCTTGGGCATATGCTGGAGCAGCAGCTGGGCGATGGTCGTCGCTGGGGGTTAGAGATTGTTTACAGCCCGGAAACCGCAGCGCTGGAAACGGGCGGCGGCATTAAACAAGCCTTGCCACTGTTGACAGATAATGGCCGAAATCCGGCGCCTTTTTTGGTGGTTAACGGGGATGTATTTGTTGATCAATTACCTCATGTTGAGCATTGGACACTGCCTGACGGCATGCTGGCAAAATTGTTTCTGGTAGATAATCCTGCGCAACATCCCCAAGGTGATTTTGCCCTAGATGGTCAGTTACTGACCCTGCAGCCGGAATTTGACCATAAACGGCTGACCTTCAGTGGGATAGGAGTGTATCATCCAGAGTTTTTTAATGACTCGCCCACAGGTGCATTTGGCACCCCTTTACTGATCCGCCGGGAAATTGCTCGGGGTCGGGTGTGCGGTAGCCACTTTGAAGGCTATTGGTGCGATGTCGGCACGGTTACCCGCCTACAGGGGCTGGAACAGCGGTTAATACAGACGTGTCACCGGGCACGCTAA